The window tatgaaaaaaaatttaaatgcagtTTAAACCAAAAAGAAGCCATTTTAATGTTGAGGGTGGTCCTTGCAATTCAAACTATGAGAAAAAAGGATACTTATATAAAATTTACCATAGACAGACGGTTTTTGCACCGATATCGTATTACATCTTAATGGATATTATGAAACCGAATATTTACTATGAAACCTAACACTTTCGAACCCCAAGAAATGTAACTTATTTACGGCCAGTCTGCCAATGACATTGTtaatctgttttctatttttttatattttagtttcgATTTTAGCGCGTAGGTTATTTATAATATACAAATGGTTACAGCTAGTCCTTATAAATTCAGGATATAGGATAGGAATCATATCAGACTGCCTTTTGAATTGTAATTTTCATTGATGTCATTTTTACGGTTTTACCGaacaaacaaattacaaattaaaataaagataAGTAACCCTATTGGAAGAGTATCTCAAGAACGTACCTACAATATTTGTAAAGAAATACCTCGTTTGTTAGATTATAGATGTCTGTAATTGTAGGCTTTTTATGGTGTCCCTAATAAGTAAGGGTAGTATCTGCAAAGATAAGGCAATTATTCATTTTTTGACTGCTACAACATCAGAATCTAAATAAAAAACTATGTCGTTGACGAGCAATGTATAAGAAATGTAGAGTTGATCTACTTCCTAGTGGTTTATCTACTACAAGTAgcataatataattaatattatcgATGTTACTTTATTGTTCGTAAATTTTTATATATCGTGATAGTAGAGTGGGTATAATTGCAGCAGGTTCATAATCATAGATCATATGTATCTCTCAGTGGAATAAAGAACGTCATACGTTGTTTCAATTGCAAAAGTTACCTATTGATTCAAAGGAATTCCCTGCCCCCAAAATGGGGTATggcacattaagaagaagaaaactgcCGAAGAAACAACTATATCGGCAAAGTGATATTCTTATAGGTAACGTTAACTGCCAACGCGATCTAAACTGGCCCACCGCCATGATCAGAATGATCTCAGGACGACACGGGACACCGCTTTTATCGATTGAAATTTAATTCGAACGCAATTTTGAAAGTTTAACTCACCTATCTTAATTGAAAACTccgatattattttaaaatttatgcggGTTTGACAGAGAAAAGCGAAATAAAAAAAGGGAAATACCTATCTCGATAGAGGCATCTGGCAGTATAAACAAACACTTAGATTATAAAATTCGAAATGTGGCTGCGCTCGTCAACTTGTTCCAGGGAAAGTCTGATGTGCGAAATGTGAACATGCATTAATAACTGTCTTTTCTTTGTTGATACGATTAAAAGAGTACGCGATGCTAATCATTATTAATAAGGATAGTATTAACAGTTGGTTTGTCACCCCTTCCAAAAATGTCTTAAATGTACCAAGAAATCAAGCGGTTTTTTTTTGTCGTAATACCTTAAATTTTTTGCTTAGCGATACCCTTAAGAAAAGCCACCAATAAGGGCCTGTAGattgtagattttttagtacATAGTGACACACTGGTGTAGAACAATTAGACACAAGTTTTTAAGACACACATTTTTACAATCTATAgtaaatgtattttattgtaacCATTTTACTTTGTAATTTGTCATGTGTATACATTTTAAAGCATAGTTGCTCTGACACTTTTGTCAAGTATTTGTTGTAAATAAAGAGGTCATAAGAATTAGTTTCTTCTTATTTCTTACAGGACGAACTTGTATGGTCTATGTGGTATACTAAAAATTATATGAGAATCCACAGCATCTAAAGACTTTGATTAATAGGAAGATATGGCAACATTGCACTTAAACATGCCTAAAGTATTTGCAGATCTACTGTGTTCACCTTTAGCtgctatttttttaaaaaaacttgGAATATTGTGGTGTAGCAGGTTAAAATTCACTATTTTATGCCACTTATCCTCAGTTGTCGGTGCCTGATATCCATTCAGGTTTCAGGTATAGAATTTTTGTACAgagattttcttttcttctataTCAGATTGAATGATTCAATAAAACATTTCACTACTATAAAGGTTCTGAAACTGCTTTTTGTGGCATAGTTAGCTTCTAAGTTAAATATGTGTATATGgggttaagccacaattgattgcaatgaaattacttcttcttcttcgtttttttGGGTTTCGTTTGCATAATCATTTACCCAGTACATATAAGGTTATGCTAGTCTTGCTCTAGGCCTAGTCAATGCATAACCAGAGATAAATTTCTCAATGGTACAACACTAAAAAActtctttttcacaaataacgTTAATCTTCAAAAATTCCACTGAACAAACATAGAGTAAAGAGCTTTGTTTTTACAGACTTTaactaaaaaattactttttataaGGATGTTTATGTTCaggtattgtgtgttgcatacgTATTCTGTATACCTAATTGTAGATGATGTCTGCGATGATCTTGTTGACTTCTTATTTTactattggcaaccaaagcctgccATGACCTGCTGATAGTTTTGCTACccatttttctttattaagtaaAATGAGaactgcttctttgatttttttctttttcatgtctgtttctatcatgattattgatgcatctttccactGTACTCTGCGCTCCTTATCCCAGCCATATTTGCATATCTGAGATTTGTCGAAGTTTCCattcttgatgtatgtttcatgctcgtttatccttATACTTAAGTGGTCTTGAAGTTTCACATAAAAATTGTtacattcacagggtattttatagatgcagttctttgatctttcttgtgtgttgtgtttggttttggtcatttttgttttgaatgttgtgatgtaattatttcttatttttttcaatttttctgatAAGCTCTTTACATATGATATTATTGTCATCTTTGAATCCCTTCTTAAGAGTGTTTCTACATTGcttgtggtgttttgttgtttcctttcttcgatcttatgaaattccttgtttataaataagAATGAGTAGTAAATTTTTGTCAAAACCTCTATTAGTAGGCTTTTCTTCCTCAAATGCATTTTCATTGAAGCAGGTGTTTCgggctctatcatataatgatttgcTAATTCTTTTTTTGATGTTGTAAGTTGTGGTTTGAGTGGaagaattttttttgtagttgtttTTTGAGATGTAATGAAATATTGCGGTTTCGCAATATTGCTAAAACACAGAGCGATTTGAAGTCAACTTAAATAAATCTTGTTTGATTTCAGTTCTCCAAAATGATTATTTTTCTGAAATCTTCCTAATAATTATCTTTACAGGTTTTCTAGAATATTATATTGATGAAATGCCACAAATGGTTTTCCGTTCCATTTTTTGCTCTTAATCTGCCTACTGCAGTGTAACAAAGTTCATAGAAGAATGCATCCCACAGAACAACATAAGTTACGGTACTTGGCGCTAACAGGTTTTACTCTTGATGCTGAAGTGAGCTTCATGTTGCAAACAGATGCTATAATACACTACACATTCCTTTTCGGTGCGTTCTAACTAAGTTATTGTCATTCAAAGGTGCAGATTATTAGTAGTTATAACttttatgtaattaataaattaagtaaataattCACTACTTATATAGTTCTGGGTTCGTATATACTAAGACTAATTCTTATTCTAAATCGTATTCACCACACTATTCACAAGAATTCTTCCTTTTGCGGAATTTTAGCCACGTATACATTAGAACCTCGTCTTCACCTGACGCAGTCGTAGCAATTAATAAGACGCAGACACATAATTCTTAGGTCTACGGAGTTGAGTCTGTAACATAATTGATGCTTGATTTTGTTGCTATCTGGACATTTAAAAGCTTTCGTTGTTATTTAAATGCAGAAATCGAAgatgttttttgttaattacgGATTCTTATACAATTTTTGTTACATGTTAGGAAATGGAGGGGAAACTTAATTTCATTTGAcctcaaaaacaaaaatctattCCTTTACATTCGAAATCGTATAAAGTGTTTAAAATCCCTGAACGATTTTTTCAAAGCGATAATTCAAATATATTCTTGCATTTGGAAGCTCAGTGAAATTTACTTTTAACAGAGCAATTCTTGAACTGTAGTAGTGTTTCTATCGGTAGTAGAAAATGTAATCGAATAGATTTTACGATTTTATTGTTGAATTTGTCatatcaatgctcaaaattcgtTACTGTGGTAAGTGTGAGCTTCCCTCAAAAATGTATTGGCCTCTTGAACCCTTTTTGTATCAGCAGCGGCATCATCAAGGACAAATAAAGTTCGTGTATAacaaaacaaagtttttttttatttttccttgtcaTCATTAAATATCTTCGTATATGGAGATAACATGTAGGAATTATAATATTACTGAGAAGAATAATTTCCGACGCAAAAGATATAATAGCAGACATAAGAAGAGACTAGGTAAGGTATACGCCGCTATGTGAATAGAGATAAAACGACAACTACATTCACTTTGATGGGTCTAGCTatctttgtcatttttttttctagCTTCATCTTGTGGAGGAAATCtatatgaaaacataaaaataatgtatattttcaTATTCGAGAAAATAGTTACACCAccaattttattcaaaaaatctaGAATTTTATTGGCAATATTACAAGGTTGTAAAAGAATTCGTGGTGTTTTAATCTGAGATAAAATCTTTTTGGTACATAATACTCATTTTAGTCATTTACAGTTAGTTTAtgtttcaattaatttttacattataaaagtgaatataaaattcaatccaaaaatcaATCAAGTGTTAAACGCAACGTAATCAAAAGGTTATGTCATACGTTACACAGAGTACAGCGCCATATGCGTAATGCGCAAGCGCTGTTAAAAGGAGATAGATATACCACCGATCGAGTGCTCCGCTTTTCACTATTTTGCTCACGATGCCTTGTAGCCTAGTCTATTCTTATTATGTATATGTTTAATAGGTGATTAGCAGTGTAGCTTTAAACCTAAAAGATCAACTATAGAATAGATCTTTGTCCCATGCCAAATTTGGAAGAGAACTCTTTATCTATTTCTCTTTATAATCCAAGAGCTACTTAACCCTCCGAGTTCCATCCACTTCCAAAGCATCTATTCCTTATCACGATCCTTTACCCCAAAACCCCCATACCTAAAAACATAAAACACACTCTCACCAACGCCATCACCCATACACTCACTCACCACACCTACACAACCACAAACAACACACAACACCATTATCCAAAATTACAGAATCCAGGACATCCCCCCCAACATCTGTCAGCAAAGACCATTCTATCGAATCATCAAAGATAACGACCTAATCACATTTAGACTCAATAAGTCTTCCCAGCGTAAAAGGTAGTGTCCGTACGAACTACCAATCTCCTAGACCTCAAAGATCTCACGGCAAAACTTCGACAAATCACCGGAGATGCAATGTTTCCATAAATTCAGGATTATAATCTAGAAACCCACCTAATCCGCAACCCGTTCTAAATTGTCAACAAAACTTTCATTTAGCCATTGCCGGTGTCGACAAAAAACTACCTCAAAAAATCATCGAGGATAATCTATCAATTCAGAAGTCAACAATTTCCCATTCACCAAAACAGTTCGTATAATTGCCCGATCTATAAATCAGCCCACCTCTTCATTAGAGTTTTTACAAACCCTGAAACTAAATTCGCCAATGCACTCTCGAATGGTATTAGAATCAAAAGGAGAACCATTGAAATGCAAGATTACACGATCAAGCAATTCCGTTCCGGTTCGACTAAAATACTATTCGAAATGTTGCAAAAGCGGACACCTCAACAACGAATGCCCCGAAAAATCAATTATCTGTCCATACTGTGGACAACAACACAGGTCTACCGCATGCCCCACGATAGGTGTTCCCAAATGTCCCAACTGTAATGGATTGAATGTAACCCGGCATTTTCACAAAAAAATGCCCACACCGAAGAATCCAACCAAAAGACACAAAACAAACACAAATCCCCTCATACGACCTATCTTCAGACATGAAATCCCTAATTCACTTCACGTCCATGATCCTCTTCAATGTCTTCCCTGAAAAGAGGAGTGACACAATCCGCTATTTAAATCAAATGTCCAATGCATTGTATGGGTATGCCATAGCAACCTCCTGCTACAATTCCTTTACCAAACCTTCACTCAACTCCGCACATAAATACACAATACAATACACACATTTATTATCCATACATACACTTATCATTTACCCACACATAAACTTTACCTTCACCCAAGCTAACAAATCATAAACATACAAACACcaaaaaagaaacaaatcaaCAACACACAACCAATAACTACACAAACCCGCACACCACACACTAAACAGTGAGCCCCCGTACACTCCTTAAGAGTCGCATTCAAAATCACaaggacagggggagattggttgACAGAAGATGAGGAGAcagccacagctatcctccacgcGTTGGAGGCTTGGTCCAACCGGCATCCAAAAGGTAGGAAATCCTTCTGACACCACTGCCTTACAGCCACCACTTAGTTTCGGAAAGAGGCAATATGCATATTCACGTTTatccaataaataaaaacttacccTTGAAGAGGCAACAGAGCCCAAACAAGGTAAAAACAAGGAAGTAAGTAACCCTCCGAGTAACGTTATGTAACGTGTCTGTAAGACTAGAAATTCTTATAATGATGAGTCATAGCATGCTAAGTAACGGTGACCATCACCTGGCACGCATCAGCCCTGCACGTCATCGAGCtctatatttttaaaagtgtagaagaaatttaaaaaaagaacttgTTCTTGTAAGCTTGAAATTTTTATATGATTTTGTTCATTCATTTAATGAACAAAAtcatatattattttcattcaatgaaaataaacttattctgTAAAGTTCAAATTTATATGTGTTTGTATAAACGATTTAAAGTAAGTAGGTAAAAAGACAGACGGTTCTGGCTAGCTTAAGTCCATGCCAGGTGAGGGGAAAGATGCTACGATATTGCAAGTAAGAGAAGTAACATAAATTCAGTTGGTGCGAAAAGGACAGTACAGCAAAATTGATGTATCATATACCTGTACTGTATATCCATAGTGCTTCTTATCGATAGGaagattttaaacaaaaaataatatatatgtcAAATGAATAATGatgtatccaatattttaataaaagtgttattttaattaattaatttaatatattttaataaaaacacaGACATGTTAATAATAATTCTTGGAAATATGGACTACCTCTGCAACAATAATTTAACATTCTATATGGAATATGGCAAGAATTTAATAGCCCCTTTTATGACAAAGTTTACCTAGCTTTCACGCATTATCGGATGTGGTTTTAATCTAAGTTTTCTAAGAAGAGGGAAAAAAACCTTAtctattattacaaaaaaatattctatttcagAAGCCATTTGCAGCATTAGGAAAAATATTAAAGAGGATAGATGAGGCTTTTCCATTACTTGAAAACTTTGTCTGTCAAATGTACGTGATAAAATCTACAAATTTAAATGAAGCACGGTATGAAAAGATTCTCACCACATATAAAAGTGGTACTAAGATGTTTATGGAAAAACTCATTAGTTATGATTCCTCAAACTACATGCCAACGGAACTACAACAACAATTATTGCGATTTTTATATATTACAAACATCTGGCAAAATAATCACTTACAAGCGCCAACGGTTCTTAAACTTGAAGATAATAGTTGGAATTTAATTGATGGAAATTACGTATTTAAATGGTTTGCGGGAGATACAGTTCCTTCTTCTATCTATGAAATATTATTCCAACCATTATCTTATCAGGTTTAATAACGTTGGCGCTTTTACGTGACTATTTTGCCAGATATTTGTAATACGTCGTTTCAGGTTACAAgtgaagcagtaacatctccagaagatgccaacccctagtgttggcgaaacatcgagaactaatctcagacgacaacggcctaacagcctgAACAAATAGTTTAACATGTTTTCTGATGTGTTTGGAAATATTCCAGTTACAAGTAACTGATTAAACAACATGCAAATTGGTTTACTCAAAGTATAAACACACATGAAAAAGAGAAGAGATCTTATCAGGACAGTAACAAGTTATCCTTTAAACTTTGAATACCTAGAAGAGTTATACACAGGAATTTTATCAGCTAAATGATCAGAATCAGAAAGGTTACTGCCATTCAGGTCTTTATTAGTGATGCAAAAAGGTCAGCTGTTCCAGATCAAGTATCACAGCACTTTTAAGAACAAATTATTGGGAATACCATAGTCTTTTAGAAATTAACGAAAATTCTAGAATTGTTTGGCAtcataatgaatattttgatccAAACGAGCAACATAAGCTTTATAACACTCTCTAGTCAAGTTTTTACATTGAGACAGTAAATTAGAAAATACTGTAGTAGTTTTGGGAATAAGAATTTTTAGTACATATAAGCCTTCTTTTTTTCCAATATGCCATGTTTAAGATAGGGAGGATACCATCCAGAGAAGCTAGAAGAAACAAACTTTTTAATAGAAACAAAATCTGCAATACCATTATTCAATACctgataaaaaaattttatggCTGTTTCAATATTATTCTCTACAATAATTAAATCCCAATTGACAGGTCCAAAATAATCATTAAGAGCACAATAATCAGCATTGTTTAAGTCCAAGTATAATTCAGTGTATGAGAGCCCTTTAAAAGTagtatatataaggttcttgaacccCTAAGTGGAGCATGGAGCTTCAGTGAAAATGTTCCATCGGGtgctattttgcgctaaggccttcacctcattccaagacttttctTGACCTCTTATCTcttccatgatggatcttctctaAGTTTATACTGGGcaacctctttttttttcttaattggggattccactctagggcaatctttgcaatactggaattattttttctgagtgtgtgaccaatccaattccactttctggactttatttatAGTACCTAAACAAATATCACATTCAATTGCAGTGTGATGAAAATTATTCTGCAATATTAAATCAGAGGCTTCATCTATAGTTACTGACTGAGGAtgattacaaaataataaatctaaaaaagacaaatattcaTTTATAACAGTAGCAGGATAACCTGAACTTCAGTAAGCTAGTAAACCATCTTCATCAGTAAAGTCCACAAAGCCAAATTATAATCTCTAAAAGAGTATAGACGAATCAGGGTTCTGTGATATAATATATgagatataataataaatttttatatgtgATAgatgtttattgaatttatttactCATGTACGACTTGTGAACATTTGTTTGTCATCACTGGATTCTAGTGATTTAAAAAACTTCTAGTTTTTATTATACTTACATACCACTCTGATTTATTGAAACTAATTTGTAGAGGTACACTCTGAAACTAACTTGTATACCAGCTATATAGTTGATAAAGAATCACAGTTTCTAAAACTATGAAGAGTTTATATTTTTACATCTTCATGAATTTTAAATAGTGTATTTCTTCCAAGAATGCTAATTTTACCAACTCCTATGATACTACATATTGCTGATAGTGTTTTGCCATAGAAACATGAGAAATACTGAATATTTAAACATATTGCAGCATGTAGATTAAATTTTTGATCAAAGTGTGATCACAGAATCAGAATTTTGGTGctgatataaaaataaactagattCTGGGGGAAATCTATAAGGAATAACACAATAACCTTCACTAATAACATATTTTATGTAATTCACAAAATCTGTAATGTACTATTGCCAGTAACCATCCCTGTATCACAAATAATTTTgcaaactataaaaacatgtctcTACAATATTATTCTATGAGTAACAATCTGCAAATGCATTAGACAACAGATTGAAATTACATAATCTTTAAAAGATAATATACAGTCAATTTTAAGTGAATGCTTTAATAACAACTATGTATCTCAACTCTTCTGCTGCGGCATGGGGGGCATGATGGGTGGAGGCACTCCCCCTGATATTGCTGAATTAGGTCctaataatatttgtttttgttgattCTTTTGCATTTCTTCCATTTGAGCTCTCTCCACCTCAAATATGATGGGTGCAAAAAGTATAATAGATGTGCTGAAAACTACCCATGTTGCACTCCTTGAAAAACTGTAAGCAAATTTGATCCCTTCTTTAGTGTTCACAACTGTAGACCAAGTGAAATTTCTTAAAGACTCTGGAAACATTTCTGTCAGACCCCATAATCTTTCGCATAAGGATTCATCAGGCTGTAAATAACAATGAAAAATATTACTGTTTAATCAATTACTCCTTATTGAATTATTAAATATACTCTTGGTTCAGTCTTTTGAAACTTATTGTCATTTATATACATCACAAAAACACAGAGGACTGTGGATATTGTAAAACATTCATATCATTGTGACTGAAATATAGAGCTCATTGCCCCCATTCTAAAAATAActcaaaatacatttattttactaGAAAAGTTACCTGCTACTTGTATATTGAACCTAGGTTCGAAAATGTCAATGGGCTAAAAGCTACTGACATAAGAAAGTACTTTATTTTGATTTGTTAGTCTAATTTAGTTAACTATTTTAATCTCATTAAACTATGTATGTGAAAAAAGTAATCTTAAGTAATAAGTAACCCGTATTGTTATAGATATAGTAACaataatatttatgtattaatttataaataaaagacAAATTACATCATTGTTtaaaccaatattttattttgaccTTATTTTCCCCATCTTAAAGCAAGGTGTTCAAAGTAAGGTTATGAGAAAAATGATCATCAAATTATTAAGTTATATCATCATAACTCACCTCGTCATCGTAACTGTCTTCAATTTCAGGTCTTTTCTTTTCTCCAGAAACAGACTGGCTCGTATGGGTAACATTTTCCTCTGGTTCTTGAGATTGAGAACCTTCTTGGGATTCCATTCCGCTATCTCTTTCGTTTTCTTCAGCTGGTGCCATAAGAAAAAAATAAGTGTATTATAACAATTAaccaattaatttaattttaacttaacgAATGTACCAATGTCTCAAATAATAACTAAATTTATTATTAACACCTAAATCAGTTTTAATGGAATGACTGCTTCGAGTTGAGGTAATGCGAATGCGCAT is drawn from Diabrotica undecimpunctata isolate CICGRU chromosome 5, icDiaUnde3, whole genome shotgun sequence and contains these coding sequences:
- the mge gene encoding mitochondrial import receptor subunit TOM22 homolog yields the protein MAPAEENERDSGMESQEGSQSQEPEENVTHTSQSVSGEKKRPEIEDSYDDEPDESLCERLWGLTEMFPESLRNFTWSTVVNTKEGIKFAYSFSRSATWVVFSTSIILFAPIIFEVERAQMEEMQKNQQKQILLGPNSAISGGVPPPIMPPMPQQKS